The sequence CCCAGGTACCTCGCAAGCCTTGCACTCCTCAGCATGCAGCAACTGCTGCTAGCATTTGCTTACTGTGGTTTGAACCGTGGAAGAAATGACTGAAATCTGTAGGAACGCACACAAGAATTAGAACATAGTCATTACTATGGGTTTCCGATGgttttccatgggaaaaaaaatgtcaggaaaCTACTAGCATGCTTTTCCACAGTTGAAACACTATGCTTCTAAATCTGTTCCTACTTACAGAGTACTAGTTACTTGGTTTGAACATAGCTGGAAAAGTATAGGTATGTCTCATGTTTAAAATGCATGTAATCAATTTTTCATCATCTGAATTCACTTTGATGCAGAAGAGACCAAGGTGTTTTGGGTATTTCTGATGGGAGCCTAGTGTCAGGGAGCAATAAAGGCCAGCTGCTCCACAAGCAAAGGTAAGCCAGGAATGGAGCACAAGAATAAGGCAAGCAGGAGCAGTTACCTCAGCAACAAGGAGCCAAGATGCAGAGCAGCAAGTCTGCGTCAGGATCAGGGCTAGAGACAGTGGTCAGGGTCAGACACAGTCCAGTGTTCACCCAGCAAGTCCATAGTGATAAGACAGGTCCAAGGCCAAGCCAGGAAACCAAGCCAGTGGGTCCAGGTCACGGTCAGAATTGTAGAGATCCAGAACCAGGCACAGACATAGTTGCTACACAGCTGTGATGTAGCACAGGCAGGGGCCAATGGTAATGCCTCAGCTTAAAAGCAGCTCCCAGGGGAAAGAAGTGGAAGGCCTTCACTAGCAGCTTTCTTCACGACAGCCCTTATTGGCGAAGGAGCTGACCTTGGACTCAGCCAGGTAAACTCCCAGAAGGGAGGGAATGTGCTCCAGGCCCTGACACCTAGGttacaaacattttatttaaaaagtaaattgatattgatttaaaaagaaaaaaaaaccccaacaacaacaaacttctATCATTCCATGTTCTTCCAAACAAGAAAATAGGTCACCAAAAAGTGTTCTGCAGCAACAAAGAGCGATGCAGATGTTTACAGTGCAGTCATCCTGGAGATAACTGAGTGGATTCACATTAGGGATTATTTTAGCCCACCAAATTTAGTCTATTTGTCCTTTTCATATCAGGTATAAATTTTAACACAGTTAGAAGTTGCTTATGAACTTACTTTATCAGGAGTTTTAGAAAAATTCATAAACTTAATAGTTAAGATGaccttctgtcatggtttaaccccagccagcaactaagcaccatacagctgctcactcacttccccccacacccagtgggatgggggagggaatagggggaaaaaaaaaaaagtaaaactcatgggttgtgataagaacagaaaagaagaaactaataatgataatggtaacactaataaaatgacagcagtaataataaaaggattggaatatgcaagtgatgcacagtgcaattgctcaccacctgctgactgatgccccattagtccccgagcagctatccccccacccccgctcccctgcagtttatatactagatgtgacatcacatggtatggaataccccattggccactttgggtcagctgccctggctgtgtcccctccaacttcttgtgcccctccagtcttcttgctggctgggcatcagaagctgaaaaaaaatccttgactttagtctaaacattacttagcaacaactgaaaacatcagtgttatcaacattcttcgcatgctgaactcaaaacatagcactgtaccagctactaggaagacaattaactctatcccagctgaaaccaggacaccttcaCAGAGCAGCAATGAGAACTGGAATGATAGGCTATGAACCTATTCTGATGCAGATTAGGCTTGATACCAAGAAGTACAGAATTAATAAAATAGAATCTAAGACTGTAAACCTGAATAGTGGCCTTTAACACTCAGGTCAAAGGAGAGAGATTACAACAATAATATGTCACAAgtactcagtgagccaactaggaaagatgcagTCCTAGATTTGTTATTTGTGAATAGAAAAGGACTCATGGGGGATGTGATGATAGGAGGCCACATGGATGGACTTGGCCACAGTGATCAAAAAATGGTAGAGTTTAAAATTTTTGGTGCtatgagaaaaaaagtcagcagaGTTACTACTTGAAATCCATTTCaagagagcaaactttaagctactcAGGGAGCTAGTTAGCagtgtcccctgggaatctgcctTTGAAGTATTAGGGGTCTATGAGAGCTGGTTAGGTTTCAAGAACCACCTTTTAAACGCAcaggagcaggaaattccactGTGTCACAAGTCAAGCAAGCGGGGCAGAAGACCaacttggctgaacagggaactcctcttggaactcagaaggaaaaagaaattgcatgatctctggaagcaaggtcaggcttcacaggaagattacagagctgtggttcaCATATGCAGGGAAAAGACACGAAAGgtcaaagctcaactagagttgaaactggccagggttgtgtcagacaacaagaaaggcttttttaagtatgttaatagcaagaggaggtctaaagaatACATTGGactgatacttgttgaagatggtcacctaATAGGGATAAAGAAAAGGCAGAGGCATTCAATGCtgtaataatactgatagaccttgggctgcccggccctctgagttggaggaccatgactgtgggaacagtgactttccatttgtggacactgaaattgtgaGGCACCAGTTGTATCAGTTAAATGTTcataagtccatggggcctgatgggattcatcccagagtactgaaggagctagtggaTGTTACAGCAGGACGCCTctcaatcatctaccaaaggtcttgagAATCTGGAAGGTCCCCAATGACTGGAAGCTAtccaatgttattccaatttacaagaagggcatgagggaacTACaaacctgttagtctaacctcagtacctggaaaaattatggagaagaccATGCTtggtgctattgaaaggcatttaaaggacagtgcaatcatcaggcacagtcaacatgggttcacaaagggaaagtcctgtctaACTAATTTAATATCCTTCTACAATAAGGTCATCTgcttagtggatgaagggaaggtggtggatctAGGTTTCTGGATTTTTAGTAAGGCtcttgatactgtccctcacagcacccttctggacaagttgtccaactgtgagatgaacAGGTAcatggtgcgctgggtgaagaactggctgaacagcaaggctcaaagggttgtagtgaatggggtacatctggctggcgaccagtcaccagcggtgttcctcagggttcaattctagggccagtcctgttcaatatttttattaaggatctggatgcaggagttgaatgcgcCCTTAgtaagtaagtttgctgatgatgccaaactgggaggtgctgttgagtctctcgagggacaagaggccttgcagagggatctggatagactggagcattgggcaatcatcggtggcatgaaatttaacaagaacaaatgccggattctgcacctgggatggagtaatgctgggcacaagtatagattgggagaggagtggctggagagcagccctgcagaaagggatctgggggtgctggctgacggtaagctcaatatgagtcagcagtgtgccctggcagccaagaggacaaaccacatcctggggtgcatcaaacacagcataaccagctggtcaagagaggtgattatccctctgtatttagcattgttgcggcctcaccttgagtactgtgtgcagttctgggccccacagtttaaaaaagatgttaaggtccttgaatgtgtccagaggagggcaacaaagctggtgaaagggctagaaggcatgtcctatgaggagcagctgaggacactgggtttgtctagtttggagaaaaggaggctgcagggtgacctcattgctctctacagcttcctgaggaggggaagtggagagggaggtgctgatctcttctccctggtatccagtgacaggacgcgtgggaatggttcaaagctgcatcaggggaggttcagacttgacattaggaagcatttatttaccgagagggtggtcaaacactggaacagtcttcctagagaggtggtcaatgccccatgcctgtcagtgtttaagaggcatttggacattgcccttaataacatgctgtaacttttggtcagccatgaagtggtcaggcagttggccTAGATGTTTGTTGTATGTCCTTTCCAACTGAtctataatataatataatagtATTCATAGCAAATCTCTAGAGACTGCAAGCAGATAAGGAGCCTGAATCTTTTCAGATCTGCATCTGTGATATTACCTTTATAGAAATAGTAAATAATATTAAGAAGTTTTTGATAGAAACTGTTAGCATTATAAtctgacagaaaataaaactgacaaGTTCAGAATTAACAGGAACACACAAGGTTCTATACCGTAAGGTAAATTATTTGGTAGTTATTCTAATTATCCagtggatgttaggaaaaaaaataatgtagtagcacttgtttaaaaaaaaaagtcagtagagCTTTCTGTGTCAAATTCATCTCTAGTGCAACTCTAATGAAGTCAGCAGTGTTTCATAAAGGAAAATTTGGTGCACTGACAACATATATGTATACTCCTTATGTATCCTTTTgagtaaaaaattaaaagatacagCATTACATACTTTACTGAGGAATAAAATGAGTCACAGAAGAGTATAACTCTCAGTTTCACTGTAATGTGTATTACACGATCCCTTTTACTTTAATTTTAACATGTGAGCCTATAGCTCTGTATACTTACATCTCCATCTAGTGGCCTCTGATCAGCACAGTCCCTGGTTGGGCTAATGTCCTGCCTCATCACCCAAATAGGTTCTTTTGGTTCATCAGGGGTATAAGGAGAACGAACAGTTCTTGTCTTCACTTCCTCAATAGCTTCTTTAATATCTTTGATGGCCAGTGATATTgcatcccttttttcctttctgcacctCTGTACTGACTCTCCTGAGTTGGCTGTGGCCCTAGAGCCAGGTGACAGTTGACCATTGCTTTCATGCCCCCTGCCAGGGAGAGCATGAGCATGCTCCAAGCTCTGCTCTGCCTCTAGCATATCTTCAGCAGCCTTGCCAAAGCTCTGAGAGCTCATACTCTGTTTCACCTCTGCCACAATCTGATCAATATCTTCCTCTTGTTCATAGCTGTCCATTCTTGGATATGGAGCAAACTCTGCCTCTTTCTCAGGGCTGTCCGACTCTCCATCAGATCGTTCATCATAATGGTGAAGGCGGGCACCAAGAGCTTCCTTGCGATAGTTGTCAgcttcctccctttcccactcATAGAGCTGAAGCCCTTCCCTAACATCAAGGTCCAGCAAATCCCCTATCTCCTCATAtacatgctcctgctgcctatAGTCAGCATAGGGCTCAGCATACCGCTCATCCTCTCCTTGGTGGAGGGGCTCATGAGCGTAGACATAACCCGAGTATGCTGCATTCATGGCTTCCTCGTGTTCAGTGGAGTAGAAATGTACATGATCAGGCAGTGTTCGATTATGAACAGCCTCAGTGTGCtctgcttcagcattttctgtgtaCTCCTCAGACTCAGGCCTGTACTGCATTGCATATGTACTCTCATCCTCATTCCCCTGTACTATATCTACATCATAGCCATCCTCTGCTGTGGCTATAACATCCCCTTCTACCATGTCCATGTGATAGTGGAAATCACTCTCAGTGCTGGCTGATCGAGCTAGCATCCCTTCCTCTTCCTGCCCAGACGGTACCCCTTGGTTGCTGTTTCTGTGCCTTGAATAGCAGATCACAGACCGTTGTTCCTCTTCTACCTGTGAGTGCTCCAAGTCAGCTTCCACTGATTCATTCATATCTTCATTTGCTGGCTCTTCATTCACCTCCACCTCAGATGGTATGACCAAATGGTTCATGGAAAGTTCTGGTGTGTGGGCCACTTATTCTATAGACATTCTGTCTACCAGGactagaaagaaattaaaagagtggtgttattaaaaaaacccaaaacacaaccacaaacaaaacagtcaaacaaaaaagccccacaatGTGGAGTCAACAAACCCCAGAGTAGCAAAAGGCACCTTTGCTTCTCCAACAGACAAAGTTTTGGCTTCATCAGCTCTGAAGTCAGAGGACAACCAGCACAACAGCATGACCTTCCAAAGCAAATTGATTTCTACCAGCACCATTCATTCAGAGATGGGACCACAATTCCTTTGAGAATTGCAGTTTACAGTTTTATGGACAAATTCTCTGGGAAAGAATCCACTATCTCAGACCAGTCCAAGAGGTGCTTCTATGGACAGGCCTGACATCTAGACAATGCAGACAAGATGCACATCAAAGCAACTGACTTTTACCAGGGGCTCGATTGTGGTAGAGATATTGTGGTAGGATGTGGCAGTGTAAAATGACAAAGAGATTTTATCCCATTGCAGTAGTCTGCAATTGGTCAGATATATGATACCTTTGCAGACTAGACATTTCCAACATGATATCTTCAACTGAGATCCTCATCCTAGGGCACCTtttagtcaatggagagaaaaagacaCTTTCAGGGTGCAATGCAAAGTGCCCATTTCTCTTCCCTAGAGAAGCAGAAGATAGCTAGCTCCAGTATACACATCTTCATGAAATGCAtataaaattatgcaaaattaCTTCTGCCCCAAATGTCTTTCCTAAAACAGGGAATAGACATTACAAATATTCATAACTGTGACCCTTGCCACATTGAGACTAGTGAGACATTTTAGTTTTACCAAATGCATTCTGCTCAGAGTAAAAACATCTGAAATGATGACATAATTACAACAGAGGTCTGCCAATGATCATAATTATATACAGCATGGAAAGAAGAACCTATAAGAATAACCTATAAGAATACAGCTTATCCTCTAGATGTTTCTCAGAGCAACCAAGTTTACCTAGCTCAGAGGGTACAGCTTTTACCTGCCAATTGCAGCTATTCTGAACCTTGtccaatgttttaaaatgtagtgTCATAAGACCATCTCATGTATTTCAAGTCTAATCATGTACCCatgagaaaaatataattttagccTGTGGTTTACTACCAAATAtaagggggtgtggggggaaatgcctgtcagaaaaatattttgatatagaATGATGCTATAAAAAGATGctataaaatatgtaagaaaccaataataactgaaaaataattcaatgTATAAAATAGTGTGGCAGtaccccctgcccctccccccacctgatggaaatgaaacttctccaggcagggaggagaggaaaaaaaccccaaaccctagaggctgcaggttgaaaattgaactgaccaatctGACACGTGCCAGGTACATGGAAGTGTTGACCTTTCGGtcaatggggattaaaatgaccaaagatcagattcgacaagggtataaacagggtcccgcCAGAGGACATTTTGGaaatcagtcctccttggagcagtgggtctgcagtcagggactcccccttaGGTCAGGACGCCGCCCGAGGTAACACCTCAAGGGAGAAAGTGCTTCCCCAACTGAGGGAGAACCCGCCAcgggggcaaggggaggaggtCCCACTGAGTGGCAGACCCCGCTTCTGCAGCTCTCTGTCACCTCAGGATGCTGggagtttatttctttttctgtcctctctATGCCCTTTTATCCAATCATCTTGGGCATGCCTTGGTTAATCCAGCACGATCCGATGACTCGTTGGGCACAGAGACGAATTTACCTTCCTGCCGCTGAGGcgggggctgctcctgctctccctcctcctgccatggCCGGCGGGGTACAGGGGGCTCTGGCAGCGGTAGTTGGCCAGGGTTCCAGGCTAGTGCCTGCCGGGTGTCCCCGAGTCATCTGCTGGTTGTTGGGGGCACTGCCGCCAGAAGTTAGGG comes from Accipiter gentilis chromosome W, bAccGen1.1, whole genome shotgun sequence and encodes:
- the LOC126035252 gene encoding amyloid-beta A4 precursor protein-binding family A member 1-like isoform X4, with protein sequence MNHLVIPSEVEVNEEPANEDMNESVEADLEHSQVEEEQRSVICYSRHRNSNQGVPSGQEEEGMLARSASTESDFHYHMDMVEGDVIATAEDGYDVDIVQGNEDESTYAMQYRPESEEYTENAEAEHTEAVHNRTLPDHVHFYSTEHEEAMNAAYSGYVYAHEPLHQGEDERYAEPYADYRQQEHVYEEIGDLLDLDVREGLQLYEWEREEADNYRKEALGARLHHYDERSDGESDSPEKEAEFAPYPRMDSYEQEEDIDQIVAEVKQSMSSQSFGKAAEDMLEAEQSLEHAHALPGRGHESNGQLSPGSRATANSGESVQRCRKEKRDAISLAIKDIKEAIEEVKTRTVRSPYTPDEPKEPIWVMRQDISPTRDCADQRPLDGDSLSPDSSSSWGAEPSRQHHQDVCSTAETSTNKESRKSLASFPTYVEVPGPCDPEDLIDGIIFAANYLGSTQLLSDKTPSKNVRMMQAQEAVSRIKMAQKLAKGRKKAPEGESQPMTEVDLFISTQRIKVLNADTQETMMDHPLRTISYIADIGNIVVLMARRRIPQSNSRDNVEASHPSQDGKRQYKMICHVFESEDGLKNQAQVKLNVVRCPPVTTVLIRRPDLRYQLGFSVQNGIICSLMRGGIAERGGVRVGHRIIEINGQSVVATPHEKTVHILSNAVGEIHMKTMPAAMYRLLTAQEQPVYI